One region of Sulfuriroseicoccus oceanibius genomic DNA includes:
- a CDS encoding S1C family serine protease, whose protein sequence is MKTWSIFLLGMAAAAGAVVGEGERPKDPLLEEAPPLVVAGLPEAAEQTAKVISVERPADEAFFKEYSKELQTAMARVKGSLVCIQAGGGSGSGTVVSESGLILTAAHVVATPGTALKIVMPDGTKYDGEALGVDERTDAGMARIINPDGVKFQAAPLGDYSKLKVGDWVFAMGHSGGWDEKRGPVVRMGRVVMMEPTTVQSDCVLIGGDSGGPLFDLYGRLIGINSRVGMNVEFSMHVPVSVLIDNDELYRSGAVIRRELGGGLLGVVLEEADGLQVREVAADAPAAHSGLLAGDVILSVDGNDVTTVGEVREALAGRYVGERVMLRVKREGGDEAEVWVRLMSRPQEAPAPPAGADGDNTTDEKPDAAEEEKNESKEGE, encoded by the coding sequence ATGAAGACCTGGAGTATTTTTTTATTGGGGATGGCAGCCGCGGCTGGCGCGGTGGTTGGCGAGGGCGAGCGTCCGAAAGATCCGTTGTTGGAAGAGGCTCCACCGTTGGTGGTTGCCGGGCTTCCTGAAGCGGCGGAGCAGACGGCCAAGGTGATATCGGTGGAGCGGCCTGCTGATGAGGCGTTCTTCAAAGAGTATTCAAAAGAGCTGCAGACGGCGATGGCAAGGGTGAAGGGCTCGTTGGTGTGCATCCAGGCGGGTGGTGGATCAGGCAGCGGGACGGTTGTTTCAGAGTCCGGCTTGATCCTGACGGCGGCCCACGTGGTGGCGACTCCTGGAACCGCGCTGAAGATCGTCATGCCCGACGGTACGAAGTACGACGGCGAGGCGTTGGGGGTGGATGAACGGACCGACGCGGGGATGGCGCGGATTATCAACCCGGATGGGGTAAAGTTTCAGGCGGCTCCATTGGGTGACTATTCGAAGCTGAAGGTCGGGGATTGGGTGTTTGCCATGGGCCACAGTGGGGGCTGGGATGAGAAGCGTGGTCCGGTGGTGCGGATGGGGCGCGTGGTGATGATGGAGCCGACGACGGTGCAGAGTGATTGCGTGCTGATTGGCGGGGACTCCGGTGGTCCGTTGTTTGATCTGTACGGGCGGTTGATCGGAATCAACAGCCGGGTCGGAATGAACGTGGAGTTCAGTATGCACGTGCCGGTGAGTGTGTTGATCGACAATGACGAGCTGTACCGCAGTGGTGCGGTGATCCGCAGGGAGCTGGGAGGTGGATTGCTTGGGGTGGTGTTGGAGGAAGCTGATGGGCTGCAGGTGCGTGAGGTCGCGGCCGATGCTCCGGCCGCCCATTCCGGCTTGCTGGCGGGCGATGTGATTTTGAGTGTCGATGGCAATGACGTGACGACCGTGGGGGAAGTGCGCGAGGCGTTGGCCGGGCGCTATGTGGGAGAGCGGGTGATGTTGCGTGTGAAGCGTGAGGGTGGCGATGAGGCGGAGGTCTGGGTGCGGTTGATGAGCCGTCCGCAGGAAGCTCCGGCTCCGCCTGCGGGGGCGGATGGTGACAATACGACGGATGAGAAGCCGGATGCGGCGGAGGAAGAGAAGAATGAATCAAAGGAGGGCGAATAA
- a CDS encoding Gldg family protein, with amino-acid sequence MSSTDPKNDQAPADAKAKEPKQGAKATRMRSAAHAANTSVQIGLLVVIFLVANFGAAKWFIKKDLSPNEQNTLSETTRNVIDQIDADTRIITAFSQNSPDFQRVVELTELYDDEAGTRVSSEVLDPVRNPTRSREISAKFNHEFTGNAVLIIQGDTMREIPEDELFHLERNRQGEWVRGAFGGEDAITSTLLELESEQRRVLYIITGKGPWPRTPKGSGADTLATLIAKRQGVEVRELSLTDITEIPADASAVVVANAKYDFNGAEIRMLHRFFEERKGGIITLLNPEASLPNYYAFLRLYGIDPVPQVAVTRASQLGGNDATIFEVPVDFVAGPELTDPFLNIDATFPGRSSHLIVDEANDELFRRKISVAKVAISKPEFWGESTPAATPATFDAATDTDGPLTLAAIVEKRSVEDKKLGVRSARMAVIANPHLLDPTTLTQENVDFLFSAISWSMGQSSMIGITPAQPSIFKLTLKEGSQGTLTWVICALMPAITLIIAYLVWQRRRA; translated from the coding sequence ATGTCGTCAACCGACCCTAAGAACGACCAAGCACCAGCCGATGCCAAAGCCAAGGAGCCCAAGCAAGGCGCCAAGGCCACCCGCATGCGCTCGGCCGCCCACGCAGCCAACACATCGGTACAGATCGGACTACTCGTCGTCATCTTCCTCGTTGCCAACTTCGGCGCCGCCAAGTGGTTCATCAAAAAGGACCTCTCCCCGAACGAGCAGAACACCCTCTCGGAGACCACACGCAACGTGATCGACCAGATCGATGCCGATACCCGCATCATCACCGCGTTCTCCCAAAACAGCCCGGACTTCCAACGCGTCGTCGAGCTGACCGAACTCTACGACGACGAAGCCGGCACCCGCGTGAGCTCGGAGGTGCTCGACCCGGTGCGCAACCCAACCCGCTCACGTGAAATCAGCGCCAAGTTCAACCACGAGTTCACCGGTAACGCGGTTCTCATCATCCAAGGCGACACCATGCGCGAAATCCCGGAGGACGAGCTCTTCCACCTTGAGCGCAACCGTCAGGGCGAATGGGTTCGCGGTGCCTTCGGAGGCGAGGACGCCATCACCTCAACACTACTCGAGCTCGAAAGCGAACAGCGCCGTGTGCTCTACATCATCACTGGCAAGGGCCCATGGCCACGCACCCCGAAGGGCTCTGGTGCCGACACGCTCGCCACTCTCATCGCCAAACGCCAGGGTGTCGAGGTTCGCGAACTCAGCCTGACGGACATCACAGAAATCCCAGCCGATGCCAGTGCCGTCGTCGTCGCCAACGCGAAGTACGACTTCAATGGCGCCGAGATCCGCATGCTCCACCGCTTCTTCGAAGAGCGCAAAGGCGGCATCATCACACTGCTCAACCCGGAAGCATCGCTGCCAAACTACTACGCCTTCCTGCGCCTCTACGGGATCGATCCAGTGCCACAGGTCGCCGTCACCCGCGCCAGCCAACTCGGCGGCAACGACGCCACCATCTTTGAAGTACCTGTCGATTTCGTCGCCGGACCGGAACTGACCGACCCATTCCTCAACATCGACGCCACCTTCCCCGGCCGTTCGTCGCACCTCATCGTCGACGAAGCCAATGACGAGCTCTTCCGCCGCAAGATCTCGGTCGCCAAGGTCGCCATCAGCAAGCCGGAGTTCTGGGGTGAAAGCACCCCCGCCGCAACTCCAGCCACGTTCGACGCCGCAACCGACACTGACGGACCACTCACGCTGGCAGCGATCGTAGAAAAGCGCAGCGTGGAGGACAAAAAGCTCGGCGTCCGTTCAGCCCGCATGGCCGTGATCGCCAACCCACACCTGCTCGACCCAACCACCCTCACCCAGGAAAATGTCGATTTCCTTTTCTCCGCCATCAGTTGGTCCATGGGGCAGTCGTCCATGATCGGCATCACCCCGGCCCAGCCAAGCATCTTCAAACTGACTCTCAAGGAAGGCAGCCAAGGCACACTGACCTGGGTCATCTGCGCCCTGATGCCTGCGATCACATTGATCATCGCCTACCTCGTCTGGCAGCGCCGCCGCGCCTAA
- a CDS encoding PDZ domain-containing protein, with protein sequence MMGAGLLALATVVPVSANALLEVEDRTNGRETVKAFDTASEVSKKSTVTLHVERRPFALATVVEPGFAVTKASELKGKDGIYASNARRRKMEVEVVGIDDDNDLALLKLTGEHAEALEPATPVEGELPIGTVVVGSTPRIGWMRVALVSANPRSIETRGGTLAFLGEEVKDGKEPVGVKVTDMVPDGPMVKAGLKKDDVLVMVGDSPVTTLESLGKILSEHDPGDKVNVTVERGDEQLVVEAELASPSETLDKFDRNQQMSGRTSYRKSGFSQVIQTDLPLPPTAMGGAVLTLDGEALAVLIARADRVTTYALPMATVRASIDRIRTGGTNDDEE encoded by the coding sequence ATGATGGGTGCTGGATTGCTGGCGCTGGCCACGGTGGTGCCGGTTTCGGCGAATGCGTTGTTGGAGGTGGAGGACCGAACCAACGGACGCGAAACCGTGAAGGCCTTTGATACGGCGTCGGAGGTTTCAAAGAAGAGCACGGTGACTTTGCATGTTGAGCGTCGGCCGTTTGCGCTGGCGACGGTGGTCGAGCCGGGATTTGCGGTGACCAAAGCCTCCGAGCTCAAGGGCAAGGATGGGATTTATGCCAGCAATGCGCGGCGGCGGAAGATGGAGGTTGAGGTAGTGGGGATCGATGATGATAACGATCTGGCGTTGCTGAAGCTGACCGGTGAGCATGCGGAGGCATTGGAGCCTGCGACGCCGGTGGAAGGCGAATTGCCAATCGGTACGGTGGTAGTGGGATCCACACCGCGCATCGGCTGGATGCGGGTGGCGTTGGTCTCCGCGAACCCACGGTCGATTGAGACGCGCGGCGGGACACTGGCTTTCCTCGGTGAAGAGGTGAAAGACGGAAAAGAACCGGTGGGCGTGAAGGTGACCGACATGGTGCCCGACGGGCCGATGGTGAAGGCGGGCCTGAAGAAGGATGATGTTTTGGTGATGGTGGGGGATTCGCCGGTAACTACGTTGGAGTCGTTGGGTAAGATCCTGTCGGAGCACGATCCAGGGGACAAAGTGAATGTGACCGTGGAGCGAGGCGACGAGCAACTCGTTGTCGAAGCTGAGCTGGCGTCACCATCCGAGACCTTGGACAAGTTTGACCGCAACCAGCAGATGAGTGGGCGCACCTCGTACCGTAAGTCGGGCTTCTCGCAGGTGATTCAAACCGACTTGCCGCTGCCACCTACGGCGATGGGTGGTGCGGTGCTGACTCTGGATGGAGAGGCCCTTGCCGTGTTGATCGCACGGGCCGACCGGGTAACGACTTATGCGCTTCCAATGGCGACCGTGCGGGCCTCGATTGATCGAATTCGGACTGGCGGCACCAACGATGACGAGGAATAG
- a CDS encoding aminopeptidase P family protein: MAYRYTPAPSSLFTKNRAKLREMLPENSIVIVHSNDVMPTNADGTLPFKQNADFYYLSGVDQEESVLILCPDAANEADREWLFVRETNEHIAIWEGDKLTKEQATLASGIQSVGWTSAFEGKLNQLMAESENVYLVTNEHIRAEGSVETRNDRFIAQCQKNFPLHQYRRLSPLLTRLRMVKEGEELAVIKEACEITKRGFDRVLAAVKPGIKEVEVEAEWAYEFVRSGGSFAYQPIVATGANACVLHYLESAAVCREGDLLLMDCGASFGPYTSDSTRTIPVSGKFTERQRAVYDAVLRVLERCVEILRPGILLKDYQEQVLGLMEKELIGLGLFTQEDVDAQEAPFTLVRKYFMHGTSHHLGLDVHDVNVPGVPVEVGNVFTIEPGVYIREENIGIRLENTYYVGADATVNLMPEMPIAADDIEAAMAK, from the coding sequence ATGGCATATCGATACACTCCCGCACCATCTTCTCTCTTTACCAAGAACCGCGCCAAGCTGCGCGAAATGCTGCCTGAAAACAGCATTGTCATTGTTCACTCGAACGATGTGATGCCAACCAACGCGGACGGAACCCTGCCATTCAAACAGAATGCGGATTTCTATTATCTGAGTGGGGTCGACCAGGAGGAGAGCGTGCTCATTCTGTGCCCCGATGCGGCGAACGAGGCGGACCGTGAGTGGTTGTTTGTGCGTGAGACCAACGAGCACATCGCGATTTGGGAAGGCGACAAGTTGACCAAAGAGCAAGCGACCTTGGCATCCGGGATTCAGAGTGTGGGTTGGACGTCTGCCTTCGAGGGCAAGCTCAATCAGCTGATGGCCGAAAGCGAGAATGTGTACTTGGTGACCAATGAGCACATCCGCGCCGAAGGTAGCGTGGAAACGCGCAACGATCGCTTCATTGCCCAGTGCCAGAAGAACTTCCCATTGCACCAGTACCGTCGCTTGTCGCCATTGCTGACGCGTCTGCGTATGGTCAAGGAGGGCGAGGAACTGGCAGTGATCAAAGAGGCCTGCGAGATTACCAAGCGCGGATTCGACCGTGTGTTGGCCGCGGTGAAGCCAGGGATTAAGGAAGTCGAAGTCGAAGCGGAGTGGGCGTATGAGTTCGTGCGCTCGGGCGGTTCATTCGCCTATCAGCCGATTGTTGCTACCGGTGCCAATGCTTGTGTGTTGCACTATCTGGAGAGTGCTGCGGTTTGCCGTGAGGGGGATCTTTTGCTGATGGACTGCGGTGCTTCGTTCGGACCGTACACATCTGACAGCACGCGCACCATTCCGGTGAGCGGTAAGTTCACCGAGCGTCAGCGCGCGGTGTACGATGCGGTGCTGCGCGTGCTCGAACGTTGCGTGGAGATCTTGCGTCCGGGGATTTTGCTCAAGGATTATCAAGAGCAGGTGCTGGGCCTGATGGAAAAAGAGCTGATTGGGCTTGGATTGTTCACTCAAGAGGATGTGGACGCTCAGGAGGCGCCGTTTACTCTGGTGCGTAAGTACTTCATGCACGGAACGTCCCATCATCTGGGGCTCGATGTGCACGATGTGAACGTGCCGGGCGTGCCTGTGGAAGTGGGTAATGTGTTCACCATCGAGCCGGGTGTTTATATCCGTGAGGAGAACATCGGCATCCGTCTGGAGAACACGTACTACGTGGGTGCGGACGCGACGGTGAACCTGATGCCTGAGATGCCAATTGCCGCCGATGATATCGAGGCAGCGATGGCGAAGTAA
- a CDS encoding ABC transporter ATP-binding protein, with protein MIIDVRNVSRQYYSRTAVDNISFSVKPGEVVGFLGPNGAGKSTTMRMLTGYLPPTRGSIQVAGHDVLTDSIAARREIGYMPENVPLYTDMRIKEYLRFRGRLKGLSGKDLRVRVGDVMEQCGLTHVRRKMIGTLSRGYRQRVGLADSLIHQPKLLILDEPTNGLDPNQIRQVRDLIKSLSERHTVLLSTHILSEVEAVCDRVVIINEGKIKADDTPDNLVSNLRRAGTVFLEIKADPAKAEELLRQVPAVKQVTLQNSADGWHWFVIRAESGTDTRQNIARLCSAQGWDLRELGRKSANLEDVFVELTQRQF; from the coding sequence ATGATCATTGATGTACGCAATGTTTCCCGCCAGTACTACTCCCGCACTGCGGTCGACAACATTTCGTTCTCTGTGAAACCCGGCGAGGTCGTCGGCTTCCTCGGCCCGAATGGCGCCGGCAAGTCCACCACCATGCGCATGCTCACCGGCTACCTGCCGCCCACCCGGGGCAGCATCCAGGTCGCCGGTCACGACGTTCTCACCGACTCCATCGCCGCCCGCCGCGAAATCGGATACATGCCGGAAAACGTTCCGCTCTACACCGACATGCGCATCAAGGAATACCTGCGCTTCCGAGGCCGGCTCAAGGGCCTCTCCGGAAAAGACCTGCGCGTCCGTGTCGGCGACGTGATGGAACAATGCGGGCTCACTCACGTTCGGCGCAAGATGATCGGCACCCTCTCCCGCGGCTACCGCCAGCGCGTGGGCCTCGCCGACTCCCTCATCCACCAGCCCAAACTCCTCATCCTCGACGAACCGACCAACGGCCTCGACCCAAACCAAATCCGCCAGGTCCGCGATCTCATCAAGTCGCTGAGCGAACGCCACACCGTCCTGCTCTCTACTCACATCCTTTCAGAAGTCGAAGCCGTCTGTGACCGCGTCGTCATTATCAATGAAGGGAAAATCAAAGCTGACGACACCCCGGACAACCTCGTTTCCAATCTGCGCCGCGCCGGCACCGTTTTCCTCGAGATCAAAGCAGACCCCGCAAAAGCAGAAGAACTGCTGCGCCAGGTCCCAGCGGTGAAGCAAGTCACGCTCCAAAACTCAGCCGATGGCTGGCACTGGTTCGTGATCCGCGCGGAATCCGGCACCGACACCCGCCAAAACATCGCCCGCCTTTGCTCCGCTCAAGGATGGGACCTGCGCGAACTCGGCCGCAAATCAGCCAACCTGGAAGACGTCTTCGTCGAACTGACCCAGCGTCAGTTCTAA
- a CDS encoding DUF4340 domain-containing protein — MRLGSSLLLIIIAATSLWFARDAFTPPDPQATPPATSEPLVSFSPSEVGQITITRQNETATISRDPQGRWRMDAPVNDRVDFQHILALLVSLNGMVIEDQFTLDQTPATPDQEPANAEEFRLADSAVDLTLSGRDGKEIAQLRIGGITPLSVDQIPTTYVQRLDSDYDDTIFVVGGNVRIIVDRPFDAWRDHRPLFLAHPPVSITISEGQRRIELTRESPQDEWHMDSPLNTRADQEAIATLLASLSEPIATEILREAPAPPSGNNTSPPSITIELAQSEANAPKPEPITLTLSPHPTGDSDSRLLRSNDRDVSLVVPSPTATAFKLDATRYRSRQLVDLDPTEVYKVIARDPASPAHTSVLRRRGREWEVMLRNEWTRANDKLVFDTITALNETQITHFSDDAGTDLEAYGLDAPVLQAAFFPLDDQNPLRINLGTKNGKTFAKIDGKPFIYEVPDATRFQIPVIPGSWQSLSLFDFSSLDIRLVNIRQKGWPDLALRYAFMDGQWYGLLGEEDVTAMINVAAAHQMGTTLERMRAVRWSVAPNAEVYQMLNDPVLSVTTRIVPTDVDGTEFPAQQYSLDLAPMSENSPYWYGRINRSRDVFLIDAATIADLLPQSLLSPQ; from the coding sequence ATGCGACTCGGCTCCAGCCTCTTGCTCATCATCATTGCCGCCACATCACTGTGGTTTGCCCGGGATGCGTTCACCCCACCGGACCCACAAGCCACCCCACCGGCAACGAGCGAACCCTTGGTGAGCTTTTCACCATCCGAGGTCGGGCAAATCACCATCACCCGCCAAAACGAAACCGCCACCATCTCGCGCGATCCGCAAGGACGCTGGCGCATGGACGCCCCGGTCAATGACCGTGTCGACTTCCAACACATCCTCGCCCTGCTCGTATCGCTCAACGGCATGGTGATTGAGGATCAGTTCACACTCGACCAAACACCGGCCACTCCCGATCAGGAGCCTGCAAACGCCGAAGAATTCCGCCTCGCGGACTCTGCCGTCGATCTCACCCTCAGTGGCCGCGACGGCAAAGAGATCGCCCAACTCCGTATCGGAGGAATCACGCCGCTGTCCGTCGATCAGATCCCAACCACCTACGTCCAACGTCTGGACTCCGACTACGACGACACCATCTTCGTCGTCGGCGGCAACGTGCGCATCATCGTCGACCGCCCATTCGACGCCTGGCGCGACCACCGTCCGCTCTTCCTCGCCCACCCACCTGTCAGCATCACCATTTCGGAGGGCCAGCGCCGCATCGAACTCACTCGCGAATCCCCACAGGACGAGTGGCACATGGACAGCCCGCTCAACACACGAGCCGATCAAGAAGCCATCGCCACCCTACTGGCCTCGCTGTCGGAACCGATCGCCACGGAGATCCTTCGCGAAGCACCGGCTCCCCCAAGCGGTAACAACACATCTCCTCCCTCCATCACCATCGAGCTCGCGCAATCCGAAGCCAACGCCCCGAAACCGGAGCCAATCACACTCACCCTCAGCCCACACCCAACCGGCGACAGCGACTCGCGGTTGTTGCGCTCAAATGACCGCGACGTCTCGCTCGTCGTGCCATCCCCTACCGCCACTGCGTTCAAACTCGACGCCACCCGCTATCGCTCGCGCCAACTCGTCGACTTGGACCCAACTGAAGTTTATAAGGTCATCGCGCGTGACCCAGCCTCACCTGCCCACACCTCTGTCCTGCGCCGCCGCGGACGCGAATGGGAAGTGATGCTGCGCAACGAATGGACCCGAGCCAACGACAAGCTCGTCTTCGACACCATCACCGCGCTCAACGAAACGCAGATCACTCATTTCTCCGACGACGCAGGCACCGACCTGGAAGCCTACGGACTGGACGCCCCGGTTCTCCAAGCCGCGTTCTTCCCTCTCGACGACCAAAACCCACTGCGCATCAACCTCGGCACCAAGAACGGAAAGACCTTCGCCAAGATCGACGGCAAGCCATTCATCTACGAAGTCCCGGATGCCACCCGTTTCCAGATCCCTGTCATCCCGGGCAGCTGGCAATCGCTTTCGCTCTTTGACTTCTCGTCGCTCGACATCCGCTTGGTCAACATCCGCCAAAAAGGCTGGCCCGATCTGGCACTCCGCTACGCGTTCATGGACGGCCAATGGTACGGCCTGCTCGGCGAAGAGGACGTAACCGCCATGATCAACGTGGCCGCCGCCCACCAAATGGGCACCACTCTCGAGCGCATGCGCGCCGTGCGTTGGTCGGTTGCACCTAACGCAGAGGTTTATCAAATGCTCAACGACCCGGTCCTCAGCGTCACTACCCGCATCGTCCCAACCGACGTCGACGGCACGGAGTTCCCTGCCCAGCAGTACAGCCTCGACCTGGCTCCAATGAGCGAAAATTCACCATACTGGTACGGCCGCATCAACCGCAGCCGCGACGTCTTCCTCATCGACGCCGCCACCATCGCCGACCTCCTCCCCCAGTCACTGCTCTCTCCCCAGTAG
- a CDS encoding ABC transporter permease has translation MTFPTLLRKELRGFFLSPVAFIVLAMMMLVQGVSFIFALKPLLTAPQSQSLVATQFTSALFWIPLFVLFPLITMRLFSEEQKMGTLEMLLTAPVRLGEVVLAKFFACLIFYLVLWAPSLSHYVLLEWIGGVSNAYPKFSLGGAFTMLVLLGAMNISIGCLASSLTTNQIVAGILTFALIVMLFLLGHLPSGSLGGLTQPVQEFFEYINSDLHMRRFTSGNFDSRPIFFYLSATVVLLVTTTVTLNARRWKS, from the coding sequence ATGACATTCCCCACTCTCCTCCGCAAAGAACTGCGCGGATTCTTCCTCTCGCCCGTCGCATTCATCGTGCTCGCCATGATGATGCTGGTTCAGGGCGTTTCGTTCATCTTCGCGCTCAAACCACTGCTCACCGCCCCACAAAGCCAGAGTCTGGTCGCCACCCAGTTCACCAGCGCGCTGTTCTGGATCCCGCTCTTTGTGCTCTTCCCGCTGATCACAATGCGCCTCTTCTCCGAGGAGCAGAAAATGGGCACGCTCGAGATGCTGCTGACCGCCCCCGTTCGTCTGGGTGAAGTCGTGCTCGCCAAGTTCTTCGCCTGCTTGATCTTCTACCTCGTGCTGTGGGCTCCATCGCTCAGCCACTACGTGCTACTCGAATGGATCGGCGGTGTCTCCAACGCCTATCCGAAGTTCAGCCTCGGTGGCGCGTTCACCATGCTCGTGCTACTCGGCGCCATGAACATCAGCATCGGCTGCCTGGCATCTTCACTGACCACCAACCAGATCGTCGCCGGCATTCTCACCTTCGCCTTGATCGTGATGCTCTTCCTTCTCGGCCACCTGCCGAGCGGAAGCCTCGGCGGCCTGACCCAGCCGGTGCAGGAGTTCTTCGAGTACATCAATTCGGACCTCCACATGCGCCGCTTCACCTCGGGCAATTTCGATAGCCGCCCGATCTTCTTCTACCTCTCGGCAACCGTGGTTCTGCTCGTGACCACCACCGTCACACTCAACGCCCGCCGCTGGAAGAGCTAA